Proteins from a genomic interval of Arachis hypogaea cultivar Tifrunner chromosome 10, arahy.Tifrunner.gnm2.J5K5, whole genome shotgun sequence:
- the LOC112714768 gene encoding uncharacterized protein gives MAMENNYSYPSYPDSGDSSPRSREIDFENPPPWDDQQPPPNYKAKFMCSYGGKIQPRTHDNQLSYVAGETKILAVDLNIKFNAMIAKLSALCGCDPKDLSFKYQLPGEDLDALISVTNDDDLDHMMHEYDRLYRASARPARMRLFLFQANTTNTNSNNNLPPSSDNRLDPAQHDPLKPNPNVDYLFGLEKNTAVNVAPQQLQPPAPSPPAAPVPVKFHDTVPEPVPPPPEYQQRVAVNTPDRVIGSDPNLSHPLEVQRQFQRMQISESDQAAAYRRKSEEVLAGNYAPTGGDYYAQKAPPASAPLQPGYWPDKHVSSEAYHPAVSSAAGGGEPPVYVIPAHGAFYHHAPVVRPQTPPPTTQGYYAVQRMASDGYREAPLYGGVPPHKPPFSSAAPANMAPPQPLKGPGYTEGFGVVRPVGMQDNTGAAYAQVAYDSGSGRQVYYTAPGGGVVHAPPYQGVTQALTGGGVSLGQDGKVISKVSQGSV, from the coding sequence ATGGCTATGGAGAACAACTATTCATACCCGTCTTACCCAGACTCAGGGGACTCTTCTCCGCGCTCAAGAGAGATCGACTTCGAGAACCCTCCTCCATGGGACGACCAACAACCGCCACCCAACTACAAGGCCAAGTTCATGTGCAGTTACGGCGGCAAGATCCAGCCTCGCACCCACGACAACCAGCTCTCCTACGTCGCCGGCGAGACCAAGATCCTCGCCGTCGACCTCAACATCAAGTTTAACGCCATGATCGCCAAGCTCTCCGCCCTCTGCGGCTGCGACCCGAAGGACCTCTCCTTCAAGTACCAGCTCCCTGGTGAGGATCTTGACGCTCTCATCTCCGTCACTAATGATGACGACCTTGACCACATGATGCACGAGTACGATCGACTCTACCGTGCTTCCGCTAGACCTGCCCGCATGCGATTATTCCTCTTCCAAGCCAACACTACTAACACTAACAGTAATAACAACCTTCCTCCCTCTTCTGATAACCGTCTTGACCCGGCCCAACACGACCCGCTCAAACCGAATCCCAACGTGGATTATCTCTTTGGTCTTGAGAAGAATACTGCTGTTAATGTTGCTCCTCAGCAGCTTCAGCCACCTGCGCCGTCACCGCCGGCGGCTCCTGTCCCGGTGAAGTTCCATGATACGGTGCCGGAGCCTGTCCCGCCGCCGCCGGAGTACCAACAGAGAGTTGCCGTTAACACCCCCGATCGTGTCATTGGATCGGATCCGAACTTGAGCCACCCGCTGGAAGTTCAGAGGCAGTTTCAGAGGATGCAAATTTCGGAAAGCGATCAAGCTGCTGCGTATCGGAGGAAGAGCGAGGAAGTTCTCGCCGGGAATTATGCCCCTACCGGCGGTGACTATTACGCTCAGAAAGCTCCTCCGGCGAGTGCGCCGTTACAACCTGGATATTGGCCTGATAAGCATGTTTCCAGCGAGGCATATCATCCGGCGGTATCGTCCGCTGCCGGCGGTGGTGAGCCGCCGGTTTATGTGATTCCGGCGCATGGAGCGTTCTATCATCACGCGCCTGTAGTTCGTCCACAGACTCCTCCACCGACAACGCAGGGGTACTACGCGGTGCAGCGAATGGCTTCCGACGGTTACCGCGAAGCTCCGTTGTACGGCGGCGTGCCGCCACATAAGCCGCCGTTTTCTTCGGCTGCTCCGGCGAACATGGCACCACCACAGCCGCTTAAAGGTCCCGGTTATACGGAAGGATTCGGGGTGGTTAGGCCAGTTGGGATGCAGGATAATACCGGTGCGGCTTACGCACAGGTGGCGTACGATAGTGGAAGTGGAAGACAGGTTTACTACACTGCGCCGGGTGGTGGTGTCGTGCACGCGCCGCCGTACCAAGGGGTTACTCAGGCTCTAACCGGTGGTGGGGTGTCGTTGGGTCAAGATGGTAAGGTCATAAGCAAGGTTTCTCAAGGTTCTGTGTGA